One Streptomyces sp. P9-A2 DNA window includes the following coding sequences:
- the bcp gene encoding thioredoxin-dependent thiol peroxidase, with protein sequence MSERLEPGAPAPAFTLPDADGNEVSLADHKGRKVIVYFYPAALTPGCTKQACDFTDNLELLTGAGYDVIGISPDKPEKLAKFREKESLKVTLLADPDKQVLEAYGAFGEKKLYGKTVVGVIRSTIVVDEEGKVEHAFYNVKATGHVAKIIRDLGV encoded by the coding sequence ATGAGCGAACGCCTCGAGCCCGGAGCCCCGGCCCCCGCCTTCACCCTGCCCGACGCCGACGGCAACGAGGTGTCCCTGGCCGACCACAAGGGCCGCAAGGTCATCGTCTACTTCTACCCGGCGGCGCTCACCCCCGGCTGCACCAAGCAGGCCTGCGACTTCACCGACAACCTCGAGCTGCTGACCGGCGCGGGCTACGACGTCATCGGCATCTCCCCCGACAAGCCCGAGAAGCTCGCCAAGTTCCGCGAGAAGGAGTCCCTGAAGGTCACCCTCCTCGCCGACCCGGACAAGCAGGTCCTGGAGGCGTACGGCGCCTTCGGCGAGAAGAAGCTGTACGGCAAGACCGTCGTCGGCGTGATCCGCTCCACGATCGTCGTCGACGAGGAGGGCAAGGTCGAGCACGCCTTCTACAACGTCAAGGCGACGGGCCACGTGGCCAAGATCATCAGGGACCTGGGCGTCTGA